The sequence AATACAAGGAGGAGGGGGATGAGGAAAGCAGGGCTAAGATAATAGAATCTTATCAGCCCCTCGTTTTCAAGATTCTATCTAAGATAGGACACCCGCCCGATCTCACCCTTGATCTGCTTCAGGAGGGAATGGTAGGATTGATTGAGGCGGTTGATAGATTTCAACCGGAAAGAGGATGGAAGTTTTATACCTTCGCTTATTACAGGATAAGAGGTTGCATTTTAAACGCCTTAACGAGGAAAATGCCCTCATGGGAGCTTATTGAGGAGATGGAAGTTAAGGAACCCTTTAGTTTCGATGAAGGGCTTATTTCCCTTGGGCTTGGTTCTCTTGAGAAGGACGACAGGAAGGTTATAGAAGATATATACTAT is a genomic window of Synergistota bacterium containing:
- a CDS encoding sigma-70 family RNA polymerase sigma factor encodes the protein MEEYLKALSKVRLLDPEEEEELWRKYKEEGDEESRAKIIESYQPLVFKILSKIGHPPDLTLDLLQEGMVGLIEAVDRFQPERGWKFYTFAYYRIRGCILNALTRKMPSWELIEEMEVKEPFSFDEGLISLGLGSLEKDDRKVIEDIYYKGKALKDVARETGFSVSKIQRIHKRALKKLKEVLG